The DNA region ATCGACGAGGTCATCGAGGGCATCAGGCCGGTGGGGGACAGCGAGACGGGCGGGGGAGTGGGCAACAGCGTCGAGCCGTCGCCGTGAGGCCGTACCGCCGGGGCTACAGGAAGGTGTGGCCCTCACCGCGGTAGGTCGGCACGGTCCCCGTCACCCGGTCACCCTCCACCAGGTGCAGCTTCTCGAACCGCTCGCACAGCTCACCGGCCTTGGCGTGCCGGAACCACACCTTGTCGCCGATGCGCAGGTCGTCCGCGGGCGGGCCGAGCAGCGGGGTCTGCACCTCGCCCGCGCCCTCCTGCGGGTCGTACCGCAGCCCGTCCGGCAGATAAGGCACCGGGGAGCGGTCGGCGCCCGCGACGCCCGACGCCGGATAGCCGCCGCCGAGCACCGTGACCACGCCGGGCCCCGGCCTGCGCACGACCGGCTGGGCGAACAGGGCGGCCGGACGTCCGCTGAACGACGTGTAGTTGTCGAAGAGCCGCGGCACGTAGAGCCCCGAACCCGCGGCGATCTCGGTCACCGCGGCCTCGGCGGCGGTGTGCTGGACGCTGCCCGTGCCGCCGCCGTTCACGAACTCGAGGTCGGGGGCGGTGGCACGGACCGCGCGGATCGTCGCGGCGCGGCGGTCCGCGAGCTCCTTGCGGGCGGTGGCCTGCATCATCCGCACGGCGCGCGACTTGGCCGGATGCCCCTCGACGGCGTCCCCGACCCCCGCCACGTGGCCCTCGTACGCCATCACGCCCACGAGCCGGAACCCGGGCCGCCTGGCGATCGCCCGGGCCAGCGCGGCGACCTGCGCGGGCTCGTGCAGCGGCGAGCGCCGCGCCCCGATCCGCACCCGGCCGCCGAGCAGCTTCAGGGAGGTGTCCAACTCCAGGCAGACCCGGACCTCTTCACGGCCGCCCTCGCGCGCGTCGTCGATGAGCCGCAGCTGCGCCGGGTCGTCGACCATGACGGTGACCGCGGCGGCCAGCTTGGGATCGGCGGTCAGCTCCGCGAAGGCGGCGCGGTCGGCGGAGGGGTAGGCGAGCAGGACGTCGCCGAAGCCGGAGCGGGCGAGCCACAGGGACTCCGCCAGGGTGTACGACATGATGCCCGCGAAGCCGTCCCGGGCCAGCACCCGCTCCAGGAGCGCCCGGCACCGCACGGACTTGCTCGCCACCCGGACCGGCTTGCCGCCGGCCCGCCGCACCAAGTCGTCGGCGTTCGCGTCGAACGCCTCCAGGTCGACGACCGCGAGCGGCGCGTCGAGGTGCGCGGTGGCCCGGTCGTAGCGGGCCCTGTCTGCGGCTCGGCCTCTCATGAACGCAGCCTGCCAGACGTGGCTACCGCAGGGTAGGGGATGATCCGGGCAGATCACCCGGGGTCGCGGCCTCGTGCCCGTGGGTGTCGGGTCAGCCCGTAGAGTGACGCGCAAGCAGGGAGCGCGCGACGCGATGGAACGGGGGGTGCATGAGCACGGAGGCGCGACGGCCCCCCGTCCCCCCACGGCCCGGCACCCCGCCACGGGTGCCGCCACCCGCACGCCCCGCGACCACCCCCACGCCCGAGCCCACCGCCCCGCCTGCGCCCACTGCTCCATTCGGCCCAGCGGCGACGCCTTCGGCTCCGGACGGGTCAGCCATCTCTCCCGAGGGGGCGCCTTCGGCTCAGGGCGGGTCGGCCGCGTCTCCTGAGGGGGCGCCTTCGGCCCAGGGTGGGATGCCCGCGTCTTCCGAGGGGGCGCCTTCGGCTCCGGACAGCACGGTCACCGCTGCGGCTGCGACGGCCTCCGGCCCGGACGGGGCGCCTCTCGGTCCGGGCGGCCGGTCCTCCGACTCGGACTGGCCGCTTCCTGGTTCGGATGGGTCGGCCTCCGGTGCGGGCGGTTCGCTCTCCGGTTCGGGCTCCGGTTCTGCGGTTACGGCCTCGGGTTCCGGGGTGGCCTCCCTCGATTCCGCTGGGGTCGCCTGCGGCTCCGGCCTTGCCGGCGACGGCCCTGGCGCCGTTTCCCCCGGCTCTGGCGCGGGCCGGTTCGGCAACGCCCCCGCCCCGGACGTTCCTCCTGTGCCGTCCGTTCCACCCCTCCCGGCGGAGCCGCCGCCCCCGGCCGCGACCGCGCGTTTTCCCGACGTCCGTCCGCCGACGGCTCGTGGTGACCTGCGGCGCGGGTCGGGCGAGGCCCCGGCCGACGACTCGTTTCGTGGCCCGTCCCATGGCGATACGTCTCTGCGGGGTGCGGGGCACGACTCGGGCGCGTCCGGCGCCGCGGGCGCGGGCGGCACCGGTGGCGCGGGCGGCACCGGTGGCGCGGGCGGTCCGGGTGGCGGTGCCGAACCCGCCGAGGAGCCGTTGACGGACGACCAGGACGCGCTGGTCGCGGACTTGTTGGCGCCGTTCGACCGGGTGCGGCTGCCGAAGCCCGCGCGGGAGGACGCCGTCGCCGAGCGGGTGCCGGACACGCCGCCGCCTCCGCCCGCCTCGGCACGCCTGCCGGACGCACCGCCGTCCGTGCCGCCGCCCGCCGAGGGCCCGGCCTCGGGTACCGCGGGAGCGAGTGGCACCGCTTCCGTCCCGCCGCCGTCGCGCGTCCCCAACCCGCTTCCCGCTGTGCCGACTTCGCGTCCGCGCCCGGCGGAGGCCCGGCCCGCGGCCGTCCCCGCCGTGCCGACCACCGCGCCGGGGACGCCCGCACGCCCGGCGAACCCTCCCGCTCCCACGCACGTGCCGGAGGCCCGCGCCGGGAGTGCCGCCTCGTCACCGGGCGCGCGGGACCGCCGCCGTACCGCAGCCCTCCCGGCCCCGGACGACCGAGATCCGCGTACCGGCACCGCCCCGACCCAGGGCA from Streptomyces flavofungini includes:
- a CDS encoding amino acid deaminase/aldolase; translation: MRGRAADRARYDRATAHLDAPLAVVDLEAFDANADDLVRRAGGKPVRVASKSVRCRALLERVLARDGFAGIMSYTLAESLWLARSGFGDVLLAYPSADRAAFAELTADPKLAAAVTVMVDDPAQLRLIDDAREGGREEVRVCLELDTSLKLLGGRVRIGARRSPLHEPAQVAALARAIARRPGFRLVGVMAYEGHVAGVGDAVEGHPAKSRAVRMMQATARKELADRRAATIRAVRATAPDLEFVNGGGTGSVQHTAAEAAVTEIAAGSGLYVPRLFDNYTSFSGRPAALFAQPVVRRPGPGVVTVLGGGYPASGVAGADRSPVPYLPDGLRYDPQEGAGEVQTPLLGPPADDLRIGDKVWFRHAKAGELCERFEKLHLVEGDRVTGTVPTYRGEGHTFL